One Hermetia illucens chromosome 4, iHerIll2.2.curated.20191125, whole genome shotgun sequence DNA segment encodes these proteins:
- the LOC119655231 gene encoding odorant receptor 94a-like, which yields MQQTSDLLGVHMSVFKFLGMWRTEDKRRDLWSYVRAFFFIVCLASLTTVSMFAASFHHTELTDIIISPLYTGNAVLTVTKALNFCLKTKKIEDFLSQVDKIPFFTEAGEKDTKVSTVRKIQLLPKILGFSFTFLVFIVLLTPVILGKMTTSRTLPTWYPFEWEGKLGLCFVLFTYELCAGFTFVILDVVVDTFMACLLLIIGGQLESLGYRFKNLPADNAIMWRIKFKEYVKDYNSIYKLSREFENLFSGMIFIQALFSCLLICLSAFALGLATDTGTFMRFVAFIFTMLYEVFLMCYAGDYLTEKSEKLLFDLYSSSWPDVPQDCRKMVLILSLKFGDPIVIKFGFIQHLLLQTFTKIVDAAYKLYALLQQVPE from the exons ATGCAACAAACAAGTGATTTACTTGGGGTGCATATGTCCGTTTTCAAGTTTCTCGGTATGTGGCGAACCGAAGACAAAAGGAGAGATCTTTGGAGCTACGTCCGAGCATTTTTCTTTATCGTGTGCTTAGCTTCGTTGACGACAGTTTCCATGTTTGCTGCGAGTTTCCATCATACTGAGCTGACGGATATAATTATAAGTCCTCTGTATACTGGGAATGCGGTACTGACAGTTACTAAAGCGCTAAACTTCTGccttaaaactaaaaaaattgaagattttcttAGTCAAGTCGATAAAATACCGTTTTTCACGGAAGCTGGGGAAAAGGACACGAAAGTTTCAACAGTTCGAAAAATTCAGCTTCTACCTAAAATACTGGGATTTTCATTTACGTTTCTGGTTTTCATTGTGTTATTGACCCCCGTCATTCTTGGAAAAATGACAACAAGCCGAACCCTTCCTACTTGGTATCCTTTCGAATGGGAGGGAAAGCTTGGTCTATGTTTCGTCCTGTTTACTTACGAGCTCTGTGCCGGTTTCACTTTTGTCATTTTGGACGTTGTTGTGGATACTTTTATGGCATGTCTGCTTCTGATTATTGGCGGACAACTCGAGTCCCTTGGGTATCGGTTCAAAAATCTGCCAGCTGATAATGCCATAATGTGGAGGATTAAATTCAAGGAATATGTTAAGGACTATAACTCTATATACAA ACTCAGCAGGGAGTTCGAGAATCTTTTCTCAGGAATGATATTCATCCAAGCGTTGTTCAGCTGTTTATTAATTTGCCTGAGTGCCTTTGCTTTGGGATTG GCAACTGATACTGGAACATTCATGCGTTTCGTTGCGTTCATATTCACTATGCTCTATGAGGTATTCCTAATGTGCTACGCAGGAGACTATCTGacagaaaaatcagaaaaactaCTTTTTGACTTATATTCATCATCTTGGCCAGATGTTCCCCAAGATTGTCGCAAGATGGTATTGATCCTTAGTTTGAAATTTGGTGATCCGATTGTCATAAAATTTGGGTTCATACAGCATCTACTCCTGCAAACTTTTACAAAG ATCGTTGATGCCGCCTATAAACTTTATGCTTTACTTCAGCAAGTTCCCGAATGA